A part of Streptomyces sp. DSM 40750 genomic DNA contains:
- a CDS encoding glycine betaine ABC transporter substrate-binding protein, translated as MRPRTPLLLLGGLLVAGCGLTSGSPMTDDVLPGSVGQGRPLEGAELTVTSKDFTENLILGAVMGIAFQAAGAEVVDRTGIQGSFGAREAVRSGDADAMYEYTGTAWITYLGNSTPLTDPRRQWEEVRDADLKNGLTWLPPSALNNTYALALNRSNSTKYATKTLSDVAVLAAKEPKAVTLCVESEFANRADGLPGMQKAYGMSLPTRNITQMDSGIIYTQAAKGSCLYGEVYTTDGRIESMKLALMADDRRFFPNYNAAPEIHSKTLKEWPEIADVLAPITAKLNNDVARELNAKVDVDGEDPHRVALEWMVAEGFVREG; from the coding sequence GTGAGACCACGTACGCCCCTGCTGCTGCTCGGGGGACTGCTGGTGGCCGGTTGTGGGCTGACCAGCGGCTCCCCGATGACCGACGACGTACTGCCGGGCTCGGTCGGGCAGGGCCGCCCCCTGGAGGGCGCCGAGCTGACCGTGACCTCCAAGGACTTCACCGAGAACCTGATCCTCGGCGCCGTCATGGGCATCGCCTTCCAGGCGGCCGGCGCGGAGGTGGTCGACCGCACCGGCATCCAGGGGTCGTTCGGCGCCAGGGAGGCGGTGCGGAGCGGGGACGCGGACGCCATGTACGAGTACACGGGCACCGCCTGGATCACCTACCTGGGCAACAGCACCCCTCTCACCGACCCGCGGCGGCAGTGGGAGGAGGTACGCGACGCCGACCTCAAGAACGGCCTGACCTGGCTCCCGCCCTCCGCGCTCAACAACACGTACGCCCTCGCCCTGAACCGCTCCAACTCCACCAAGTACGCCACGAAGACCCTCTCCGACGTGGCCGTGCTGGCGGCGAAGGAGCCCAAGGCCGTCACCCTGTGCGTGGAGAGCGAGTTCGCCAACCGCGCGGACGGGCTGCCGGGCATGCAGAAGGCGTACGGCATGAGCCTGCCCACCCGGAACATCACCCAGATGGACAGCGGGATCATCTACACCCAGGCGGCCAAGGGGAGTTGCCTGTACGGCGAGGTCTACACGACCGACGGGCGCATCGAGTCCATGAAGCTCGCGTTGATGGCCGACGACCGGAGGTTCTTCCCCAACTACAACGCGGCCCCCGAGATCCACTCCAAGACCCTGAAGGAGTGGCCGGAGATCGCCGACGTCCTCGCGCCCATCACGGCGAAACTGAACAACGACGTGGCACGGGAGCTGAACGCCAAGGTGGACGTGGACGGGGAGGACCCGCACCGGGTGGCGTTGGAGTGGATGGTGGCGGAGGGGTTCGTGAGGGAGGGCTGA
- a CDS encoding ABC transporter permease yields the protein MPPPTEPAAPRVTWQKLTLLPSVLVVVLLTTWLWFQQAELDAVSSNALSNGQVWQALWQHIQLTAISTFFVLIIAVPLGVLLTRETFRGATPVAMTFANTGQATPAIGLLALLVIWLGIGRTAALIGIIVYAVLPVLANTIAGLKANDPALLEAARGIGMSPAEVLTRVELPLAVPLILAGVRTALVLNVGTATLATFGGGGGLGVLITTGITNQRMPVLVLGSILTVALALLVDWLASLAELLLRPRGLEADS from the coding sequence ATCCCTCCGCCGACCGAGCCCGCCGCCCCCCGAGTGACCTGGCAGAAACTGACCCTTCTGCCCTCCGTTCTCGTGGTCGTCCTCCTCACCACCTGGCTCTGGTTCCAGCAGGCCGAGCTGGACGCGGTCTCCTCGAACGCACTGTCGAACGGGCAGGTGTGGCAGGCCCTGTGGCAGCACATCCAGCTGACCGCGATCTCCACCTTCTTCGTGCTGATCATCGCGGTCCCGCTGGGCGTCCTGCTGACCCGGGAAACGTTCCGCGGAGCCACCCCGGTGGCCATGACCTTCGCCAACACGGGCCAGGCAACCCCGGCCATCGGCCTGCTGGCACTGCTGGTGATCTGGCTGGGCATCGGGCGGACGGCGGCGCTGATCGGCATCATCGTCTACGCCGTCCTGCCCGTCCTCGCCAACACGATCGCCGGCCTGAAGGCGAACGACCCGGCCCTCCTCGAAGCCGCCCGGGGCATCGGCATGTCCCCGGCGGAGGTGCTCACCCGCGTCGAACTCCCCCTGGCCGTACCGCTGATCCTCGCGGGCGTACGGACGGCCCTCGTCCTGAACGTGGGCACGGCGACGCTCGCCACCTTCGGCGGAGGCGGCGGCCTCGGCGTACTGATCACGACCGGGATCACCAACCAGCGCATGCCCGTCCTCGTGCTCGGCTCGATCCTGACGGTCGCCCTGGCCCTGCTCGTCGACTGGCTCGCCTCGCTGGCGGAACTGCTGCTCCGGCCGCGCGGCTTGGAGGCGGATTCGTGA